Proteins found in one Streptomyces sp. CB09001 genomic segment:
- a CDS encoding acyl-CoA carboxylase subunit beta, which produces MNDIDIRTTAGKLADLRRRIEEATHAGSARAVEKQHAKGKLTARERIDLLLDEGSFVELDEFARHRSTNFGLDANRPYGDGVVTGYGTVDGRPVAVFSQDFTVFGGALGEVYGQKIVKVMDFALKTGCPVIGINDSGGARIQEGVASLGAYGEIFRRNTHASGVIPQISLVVGPCAGGAVYSPAITDFTVMVDQTSHMFITGPDVIKTVTGEDVGFEELGGARTHNSTSGVAHHMAGDEKDAVEYVKQLLSYLPSNNLSEPPAFPEEADLAVTDEDAELDTTVPDSANQPYDMHTVIEHVLDDAEFLETQPLFAPNILTGFGRVEGRPVGIVANQPMQFAGCLDITASEKAARFVRTCDAFNVPVLTFVDVPGFLPGVDQEHDGIIRRGAKLIFAYAEATVPLITVITRKAFGGAYDVMGSKHLGADLNLAWPTAQIAVMGAQGAVNILHRRTIAAAGDTAEATRARLIQEYEDALLNPYTAAERGYVDAVIMPSDTRRHIVRGLRQLRTKRENLPPKKHGNIPL; this is translated from the coding sequence GTGAACGACATCGACATCCGCACGACCGCGGGCAAGCTCGCGGATCTCAGGCGCCGTATCGAGGAAGCGACGCACGCCGGTTCCGCACGCGCCGTCGAGAAGCAGCACGCCAAGGGCAAGCTGACGGCTCGTGAACGCATCGACCTCCTCCTCGACGAGGGCTCGTTCGTCGAGCTGGACGAGTTCGCCCGGCACCGCTCCACCAACTTCGGCCTGGACGCCAACCGCCCCTACGGCGACGGCGTCGTCACCGGCTACGGCACCGTCGACGGCCGCCCCGTCGCCGTCTTCTCCCAGGACTTCACCGTCTTCGGCGGCGCGCTGGGCGAGGTCTACGGCCAGAAGATCGTCAAGGTGATGGACTTCGCGCTGAAGACCGGCTGCCCGGTCATCGGCATCAACGACTCCGGCGGCGCCCGCATCCAGGAGGGCGTCGCCTCCCTGGGCGCCTACGGCGAGATCTTCCGCCGCAACACCCACGCCTCCGGCGTCATCCCGCAGATCAGCCTGGTCGTCGGCCCCTGCGCGGGCGGCGCGGTCTACTCCCCCGCGATCACCGACTTCACCGTGATGGTCGACCAGACCAGCCACATGTTCATCACCGGCCCCGACGTCATCAAGACCGTCACCGGCGAGGACGTCGGCTTCGAGGAACTGGGCGGCGCCCGCACCCACAACTCCACCTCCGGCGTCGCCCACCACATGGCCGGCGACGAGAAGGACGCCGTCGAGTACGTCAAACAGCTCCTGTCGTACCTGCCCTCCAACAACCTCTCCGAGCCCCCCGCCTTCCCCGAGGAGGCCGACCTCGCGGTCACGGACGAGGACGCCGAACTGGACACGACCGTCCCCGACTCGGCGAACCAGCCCTACGACATGCACACCGTCATCGAACACGTCCTGGACGACGCCGAGTTCCTCGAGACCCAGCCCCTGTTCGCACCCAACATCCTCACCGGCTTCGGCCGCGTCGAGGGCCGCCCGGTCGGCATCGTCGCCAACCAGCCCATGCAGTTCGCCGGCTGCCTGGACATCACCGCCTCCGAGAAGGCGGCCCGGTTCGTGCGCACCTGCGACGCCTTCAACGTCCCCGTCCTCACCTTCGTCGACGTCCCCGGCTTCCTGCCCGGCGTCGACCAGGAACACGACGGCATCATCCGCCGCGGCGCCAAACTGATCTTCGCCTACGCCGAGGCCACCGTCCCCCTCATCACCGTCATCACCCGCAAGGCCTTCGGCGGCGCCTACGACGTCATGGGCTCCAAGCACCTGGGCGCCGACCTCAACCTGGCCTGGCCCACCGCCCAGATCGCCGTCATGGGCGCCCAGGGCGCGGTCAACATCCTGCACCGCCGCACCATCGCCGCCGCCGGCGACACCGCCGAGGCCACCCGCGCCCGCCTGATCCAGGAGTACGAGGACGCCCTCCTCAACCCCTACACCGCCGCCGAACGCGGCTACGTCGACGCCGTGATCATGCCCTCCGACACCCGCCGCCACATCGTCCGCGGCCTGCGCCAGCTCCGCACCAAGCGCGAGAACCTCCCCCCGAAGAAGCACGGCAACATCCCCCTGTAA
- the pntB gene encoding Re/Si-specific NAD(P)(+) transhydrogenase subunit beta: protein MTATDSANAAYIVGALLFIFSLAGLSRHKTARLGWAYGLIGMIVALAATIGLSLSDSNNRGTAVVILVVAMVIGAVVGLWRARIVQMTGMPELIALLHSFVGLAAVLVGWASYVEVEVDHAGGYHGALLNIHHVEVVVGIFVGAVTFAGSIVAYLKLSAKIKSAPLMLPGKNILNLGALAAFIGLTAWFINSPSWGLMIAVTVLALAFGWHLVASIGGGDMPVVVSMLNSYSGWAAAASGFLLNNNLLIVTGALVGSSGAYLSYIMCKAMNRSFISVIAGGFGIEAPSGDDTDYGEHREVQVEAAAELLAEARSVVITPGYGMAVAQAQYPVAELVRALQANGTEVRFGVHPVAGRLPGHMNVLLAEAKVPYDIVLEMDEINDDLATTDVVLVIGANDTVNPAAAEDPGSPIAGMPVLRVWEAGDVIVFKRSMATGYAGVQNPLFFRDNTQMLFGDAKNKVEEIVGALTRASAGGALSKMPKQAGRRHAAAKS from the coding sequence ATGACCGCCACTGACAGCGCCAACGCTGCCTACATCGTCGGCGCGCTGCTGTTCATCTTCAGCCTGGCCGGCCTGTCCAGACACAAGACCGCCCGCCTGGGCTGGGCCTACGGCCTCATCGGTATGATTGTCGCGCTGGCCGCGACCATCGGCTTGTCGCTGTCCGACTCCAACAATCGCGGCACCGCGGTCGTCATCCTGGTCGTCGCGATGGTCATAGGCGCCGTGGTCGGCCTGTGGCGCGCCCGGATCGTGCAGATGACCGGGATGCCCGAACTGATCGCACTGCTGCACAGCTTCGTCGGCCTCGCGGCCGTCCTCGTCGGCTGGGCCTCCTACGTGGAGGTCGAGGTCGACCATGCGGGCGGTTACCACGGCGCCCTGCTGAACATCCACCACGTCGAGGTCGTCGTCGGTATCTTTGTCGGCGCGGTCACTTTCGCGGGCTCGATCGTGGCCTACCTCAAGCTGTCGGCCAAGATCAAGTCCGCGCCGCTGATGCTGCCGGGCAAGAACATCCTCAACCTGGGTGCGCTGGCCGCGTTCATCGGCCTGACCGCCTGGTTCATCAACAGCCCGAGTTGGGGCCTGATGATCGCGGTCACCGTGCTCGCGCTCGCCTTCGGCTGGCATCTGGTCGCCTCGATCGGCGGCGGCGACATGCCGGTCGTCGTCTCGATGCTGAACTCCTACTCCGGCTGGGCCGCCGCCGCGTCGGGATTCCTGCTCAACAACAACCTGCTGATCGTCACCGGTGCGCTGGTCGGCTCCTCCGGTGCGTACCTGAGCTACATCATGTGCAAGGCGATGAACCGCTCCTTCATCTCTGTCATCGCGGGCGGCTTCGGCATCGAGGCGCCGTCCGGTGACGACACGGATTACGGCGAGCACCGCGAGGTCCAGGTCGAGGCCGCGGCCGAGCTGCTGGCCGAGGCCCGCTCCGTGGTGATCACCCCGGGCTACGGCATGGCGGTCGCCCAGGCCCAGTACCCGGTCGCCGAACTCGTCCGGGCGCTGCAGGCCAACGGAACCGAAGTACGCTTCGGCGTCCACCCGGTCGCCGGCCGCCTGCCGGGCCACATGAACGTGCTGCTCGCCGAGGCGAAGGTGCCCTACGACATCGTCCTGGAGATGGACGAGATCAACGACGACCTGGCCACCACCGACGTCGTACTGGTCATCGGCGCCAACGACACGGTCAACCCGGCCGCCGCGGAAGACCCCGGTTCCCCGATCGCGGGCATGCCCGTCCTGCGGGTCTGGGAGGCCGGGGACGTGATCGTGTTCAAGCGATCGATGGCCACCGGGTACGCCGGAGTCCAGAACCCGTTGTTCTTCCGCGACAACACCCAGATGCTCTTCGGCGACGCCAAGAACAAGGTTGAGGAGATCGTCGGCGCGCTGACCCGGGCGAGTGCGGGCGGAGCCTTGTCCAAGATGCCGAAGCAGGCGGGACGACGCCACGCCGCAGCGAAGAGCTGA
- a CDS encoding DinB family protein: MIDEFAKDNLHGRLRRDREALLWKLDGLSEYDVRRPLTVTGTNLLGLVKHVATVEARYFGEVFDRPSPESLSRWQDSDGSDQWASADETREQIIRFYRRTWEHSDATINALPLDAPGHVPWWPESHSHTNLFAVLVHVLGESIRHTGHADILREGLDGRTGLRAEHEQRTDEEARAAYRARIEQAARSAAPRERPTAVDAS, encoded by the coding sequence ATGATCGACGAATTCGCGAAGGACAACCTGCACGGGAGACTGCGGCGGGACCGCGAGGCGCTGCTGTGGAAACTCGACGGCCTGTCCGAGTACGACGTCCGCAGACCCTTGACGGTGACCGGGACCAACCTCCTCGGCCTGGTCAAACACGTGGCGACCGTCGAGGCCAGGTACTTCGGCGAGGTCTTCGACCGCCCGTCCCCGGAATCGCTGTCCCGGTGGCAGGACTCCGACGGCAGCGATCAGTGGGCGTCCGCGGACGAGACCCGCGAACAGATCATCCGGTTCTACCGGCGCACGTGGGAACACTCGGACGCGACGATCAACGCGCTTCCCCTCGATGCCCCCGGCCACGTGCCGTGGTGGCCGGAGTCTCATTCCCACACGAACCTGTTCGCCGTCCTGGTCCACGTCCTCGGCGAGTCCATCCGGCACACCGGGCACGCCGACATCCTGCGCGAGGGCCTCGACGGCCGGACCGGGCTGCGCGCCGAACACGAGCAGCGGACCGACGAGGAAGCCCGTGCCGCCTACCGCGCGAGGATCGAGCAGGCCGCCAGGTCGGCCGCCCCACGGGAACGGCCGACCGCGGTCGACGCGTCGTGA
- a CDS encoding NAD(P)-binding domain-containing protein — protein sequence MSSISIVGLGNVARALAGRALAGGNAVEIIGRDPGRTKDVAAALGGATAGTAGAAPTGDIVILAVPYASAAAVVREYGDALRGKVIIDVTNPVTPDFKGFVTPDDSSGAQEIAKAAPAGAHVVKAFNTVFSHVLAADPAGARSLDVFIAGDDAQAKADVSAFVESLGLRPLDTGELHMARALENVGLLELGVMTHLKHADFSLGITILS from the coding sequence ATGAGCAGCATCAGCATTGTCGGCCTGGGGAACGTGGCCCGCGCCCTGGCCGGCCGGGCCCTCGCCGGCGGCAACGCCGTCGAGATCATCGGGCGCGACCCGGGTCGGACCAAGGACGTGGCCGCAGCGCTCGGCGGCGCCACCGCCGGGACGGCCGGCGCCGCCCCGACCGGGGACATCGTCATCCTTGCGGTGCCGTACGCCAGTGCCGCGGCAGTGGTCCGTGAGTACGGGGACGCGCTGCGCGGCAAGGTCATCATTGACGTCACCAACCCCGTCACCCCCGATTTCAAGGGCTTTGTCACCCCCGACGACAGTTCCGGCGCGCAGGAGATCGCCAAGGCGGCCCCCGCCGGCGCGCATGTCGTCAAGGCGTTCAACACCGTGTTCTCGCACGTTCTGGCAGCCGACCCGGCCGGGGCTCGCTCATTGGACGTTTTCATCGCCGGCGACGACGCGCAGGCGAAGGCGGATGTCTCGGCTTTCGTCGAGAGCCTGGGGTTGCGCCCGTTGGACACGGGTGAGCTCCACATGGCGCGGGCACTGGAGAACGTCGGCCTGCTGGAGCTGGGCGTCATGACCCACCTCAAGCACGCCGATTTCTCCCTCGGCATCACCATTCTCAGCTGA
- a CDS encoding TetR/AcrR family transcriptional regulator: protein MSKPPARIRLADAAFALFDERGYEQTTVEHIAERAGLGRTTFFRNYRSKEDVIFPDHDRLLELIRDRLAGSSHSTALAAVSDAVRLVLLHYIDEGDLAMRRYALTSKVAALRDREIASVARYQRLFREFIADWMGDPTEAASLRAELMAAAVVAAHNHVLRRWLRGESSGPVREVGEAMREVLALFPAPAPAPAPGPAPGPGAGTTVVAFRTTQDLEALLPSLRRLIEDGVHDE from the coding sequence ATGAGCAAGCCACCTGCACGGATCCGCCTGGCTGACGCCGCCTTCGCCCTTTTCGACGAGCGCGGGTATGAGCAGACAACCGTCGAGCACATCGCTGAACGGGCGGGACTGGGGCGTACGACGTTCTTCCGAAACTACCGCTCCAAAGAGGATGTGATCTTTCCTGACCATGACCGTCTCCTGGAGCTGATCCGAGACCGGCTGGCCGGCTCCAGCCACAGCACGGCCTTGGCCGCGGTCTCGGATGCGGTGCGCCTGGTCCTGCTGCACTACATCGACGAGGGAGATCTCGCGATGCGGCGGTACGCGCTGACAAGCAAAGTGGCAGCACTTCGCGACCGGGAGATCGCTAGCGTGGCCCGCTACCAGCGGCTGTTTCGGGAGTTCATCGCGGACTGGATGGGCGACCCGACGGAAGCGGCCTCGTTGCGGGCCGAGCTCATGGCCGCAGCGGTGGTTGCTGCCCACAATCACGTGCTACGCAGATGGCTCCGCGGCGAGTCCTCCGGACCCGTGCGCGAGGTGGGGGAGGCCATGCGCGAGGTTCTGGCCCTCTTCCCGGCACCGGCGCCGGCACCAGCGCCGGGACCAGCGCCCGGACCCGGCGCCGGAACGACTGTCGTCGCGTTCAGGACCACCCAAGACCTCGAAGCTCTGCTTCCGTCGCTGCGCCGACTCATTGAGGATGGTGTCCATGATGAGTGA
- a CDS encoding acyl-CoA carboxylase subunit epsilon: MTIKVLRGNPTPEELAAALTVVRARTAVLAAVPDSTPVTMNAWSHPGRIAQGRGLRPDSGAWTRTYWRS; the protein is encoded by the coding sequence GTGACCATCAAGGTCCTCCGGGGCAACCCCACCCCCGAAGAACTCGCCGCCGCCCTCACGGTGGTCAGAGCCCGCACGGCGGTCCTTGCGGCCGTCCCCGACAGCACTCCCGTAACGATGAACGCCTGGTCTCACCCGGGACGCATCGCGCAAGGCCGGGGTCTCCGACCAGACTCCGGTGCGTGGACCCGGACGTATTGGCGGAGCTGA
- a CDS encoding SDR family oxidoreductase, which yields MRVLVVGGTGHTGSYVIQDLVAAGHEVTGLARSDTAAAAVSGLGAKVRRGDLEDLDGLKAAAADSDGVIHVAYRRDVLIAGGLDALAASELSSVLAYGEALKGSGKPLVWAGTMASPGYNLGRPATEEDPALPSGDEHKGTLRFRNIVETTVIGLAGQGVRSSVVRLPNIAHSTTDREGFLPLLIALSKDKGVVGYPGDGENLWGAVHIRDAAAVFRLALEKGPAGKYWHAVEDGTVPFRKLAEAIGSRLGLPAVSIPADVLMLPGFFGFLANLVPHNFPATNLVTRRTLGWEPTQPNLLADLDNGHYFPAG from the coding sequence ATGCGCGTTCTGGTCGTTGGCGGGACCGGTCATACCGGCTCGTACGTCATCCAAGATCTTGTCGCCGCAGGGCACGAGGTCACCGGCCTGGCCCGGTCGGACACTGCCGCGGCTGCGGTGTCCGGGCTCGGCGCGAAGGTGCGTCGCGGCGATCTCGAGGATCTCGACGGGCTGAAGGCGGCGGCCGCGGACTCCGACGGCGTCATCCACGTCGCGTACAGGCGTGATGTGCTGATCGCCGGCGGGCTCGACGCCCTGGCCGCCTCGGAGCTCTCGTCCGTACTCGCGTACGGCGAGGCACTGAAGGGATCCGGGAAGCCGCTGGTCTGGGCCGGGACCATGGCCTCGCCCGGCTACAACCTGGGTCGGCCCGCCACCGAGGAAGACCCGGCTCTTCCGAGCGGAGACGAGCACAAGGGCACTCTGCGGTTTCGCAACATCGTGGAGACCACCGTCATCGGCCTCGCCGGACAGGGAGTGCGGTCTTCGGTCGTGCGCCTTCCCAACATCGCACACAGCACGACCGATCGTGAGGGCTTCCTCCCGCTGCTGATCGCGCTCTCGAAGGACAAGGGCGTCGTCGGATACCCCGGCGACGGAGAGAACCTGTGGGGCGCCGTGCACATCCGCGACGCCGCCGCCGTGTTCCGCCTGGCACTGGAGAAGGGCCCGGCCGGCAAGTACTGGCACGCCGTCGAGGACGGAACCGTCCCCTTCCGCAAGCTCGCCGAGGCCATTGGCAGCCGCCTGGGCCTGCCCGCCGTGAGCATTCCCGCCGACGTACTGATGCTCCCGGGATTCTTCGGATTCCTTGCCAACCTGGTCCCGCACAACTTCCCGGCGACCAACCTCGTCACGCGCCGGACCCTCGGCTGGGAACCGACTCAGCCCAACCTGCTCGCCGACCTGGACAACGGTCACTACTTCCCCGCGGGCTGA
- a CDS encoding helix-turn-helix domain-containing protein has translation MIGNLETFQDELAASGFPPLVNKLAGAGFQGRIATRDLGPLRLVSLATPESSCIGRERAASDGENLAIKVMTRGQTRIKQGRGDAELGPADLVLLDPTRTIRFESTAAAHVTILVPRRELRIRPAQIDRLIGVRIDGSHGPGALVSVLARESARSATEFREAEALRSAAAVVELIAVALEARLGDGQPAPDERLRDRISGYIEARLTDPDLSPPSIAAAHHISVRRLHKLFEDQPLTVAALIRRRRLERCRAELTGSGRTVTAVAARWGFSDPAHFSKLFKTTYGYNARALVTSNRARATKTRTAGPEQDGGHQGRQ, from the coding sequence GTGATCGGCAACCTTGAGACGTTCCAGGACGAGCTGGCCGCCAGCGGGTTTCCGCCGCTGGTCAACAAGCTGGCCGGGGCCGGCTTCCAGGGCCGGATCGCCACCCGTGACCTCGGGCCGCTGCGGCTGGTCTCCCTCGCCACTCCCGAGAGCTCCTGCATCGGGCGGGAGCGTGCCGCCTCCGACGGCGAGAACCTGGCGATCAAGGTTATGACCCGGGGCCAGACGCGGATCAAGCAGGGGCGCGGCGACGCCGAACTCGGGCCGGCCGACCTGGTGCTGCTCGATCCCACGCGTACGATCCGGTTCGAGAGCACCGCCGCGGCGCACGTCACCATCCTGGTTCCGCGCCGGGAGCTTCGGATCCGGCCCGCGCAGATCGACCGGCTCATCGGCGTACGCATCGACGGCAGTCACGGCCCGGGCGCTCTCGTCTCCGTGCTGGCTCGGGAGTCGGCGCGGTCGGCGACCGAGTTCCGCGAGGCGGAGGCGCTGAGGTCGGCGGCGGCCGTCGTCGAGCTGATCGCGGTCGCGCTGGAGGCCCGGTTGGGCGACGGACAACCGGCCCCGGACGAGCGGCTGCGGGACCGGATCTCCGGCTACATCGAGGCCCGGCTGACTGATCCCGATCTGTCCCCGCCCAGCATCGCCGCCGCCCACCACATTTCCGTACGCCGGCTGCACAAGCTGTTCGAGGATCAGCCGCTTACCGTCGCGGCCCTGATCCGCCGTCGCCGCCTTGAGCGTTGCCGGGCTGAGCTGACCGGAAGCGGACGTACGGTCACCGCCGTGGCCGCCCGGTGGGGATTCTCCGATCCCGCCCATTTCAGCAAGCTCTTCAAGACGACGTACGGCTACAACGCCCGTGCACTGGTAACCAGTAACCGTGCACGGGCGACCAAGACGCGCACAGCCGGCCCGGAACAGGATGGTGGTCACCAAGGCCGGCAATAG
- a CDS encoding LysR family transcriptional regulator, which yields MDLDLRKLRYFVTVADQLHFGRAADELHIAQPALSRQIRALEQDLGTPLLTRDRHGVALTDAGRQLLTDAGPLLASVQAIRRRVSMAARGGQRIMVGFRAGISVTPAVQLFNARHPDVVVDMQRIEGDDQASMLLDGRIDIGYVRLPIDETGLRVTPLYTEPRVAVLPVGHRLAGKDAVTQADLTDEPLVWHADPSTQPTRRPHPNAGYLVRGVDETLEHVAAGRGISFLARSATVFYSHPDIAYVPVPDLTPDQVSLAVPASRTSPVVDDFLSAARETAEITAECGNYEMWLLGGGAVSKE from the coding sequence ATGGATCTGGACCTGCGCAAACTGCGTTACTTCGTCACCGTGGCCGACCAGTTGCACTTCGGCCGTGCCGCCGATGAATTGCACATCGCGCAGCCGGCGCTCAGTCGGCAGATCCGCGCGCTGGAGCAGGATCTCGGTACTCCGCTGCTGACAAGGGATCGCCACGGCGTGGCGCTGACCGACGCCGGCAGGCAGTTGCTGACCGACGCCGGCCCACTGCTGGCCTCAGTGCAGGCAATCCGACGTCGGGTGTCCATGGCCGCGCGCGGCGGCCAACGGATCATGGTCGGCTTCCGGGCCGGCATCTCGGTCACCCCGGCGGTACAGCTCTTCAACGCCCGGCACCCGGACGTGGTCGTGGACATGCAACGGATCGAAGGGGACGACCAGGCCTCGATGCTGCTCGACGGCCGGATCGACATCGGTTATGTGCGGCTGCCCATCGACGAGACGGGCCTGCGCGTCACTCCGCTGTACACCGAACCGCGGGTCGCGGTGCTGCCCGTCGGCCACCGGCTGGCCGGCAAGGACGCGGTCACCCAGGCCGACCTGACCGACGAGCCGCTGGTCTGGCATGCCGACCCGAGCACACAGCCCACCAGGCGTCCGCACCCCAACGCCGGGTACCTGGTGCGCGGGGTGGACGAGACACTCGAGCATGTCGCGGCCGGTCGGGGCATCTCGTTCCTGGCCCGTTCGGCGACCGTGTTCTACTCACATCCGGACATCGCCTATGTGCCCGTCCCCGATCTGACGCCCGACCAGGTGTCCCTCGCCGTGCCGGCGTCGCGCACCTCGCCCGTGGTCGACGACTTCCTCTCCGCGGCTCGGGAGACGGCCGAGATCACGGCAGAATGCGGGAACTACGAAATGTGGCTGCTCGGCGGCGGGGCCGTTTCCAAGGAGTAG
- a CDS encoding SDR family oxidoreductase: protein MGKLDGKVAVITGGSSGMALAGAKLFVEEGAYVFITGRKQDALDEAVKLIGRNVTGVRADSGDLADLDRLYETVKREKGSIDVLWASAGIGEQRKLSEITEQHFHDAFWLNARGTLFTVQKALPLFNDGGSIFMTGSNASLKGYPEWSVYAASKAVQQAYARVWASELKDRDIRVNVLTPGQVATPILEKVLTPETKEQFESLIPRGRMGRPEEIASVALFLASNDSAYVNALELVADGGSSAV from the coding sequence ATGGGAAAGCTTGATGGCAAGGTTGCGGTGATCACTGGCGGTTCCAGTGGTATGGCGCTGGCGGGTGCGAAGTTGTTCGTGGAGGAGGGTGCGTATGTCTTCATCACGGGCCGGAAGCAGGACGCGCTGGACGAGGCGGTCAAGCTGATCGGCCGGAACGTGACGGGGGTGCGGGCCGATTCGGGTGACCTGGCCGATCTGGACCGGTTGTACGAGACGGTCAAGCGGGAGAAGGGCTCGATCGACGTGCTGTGGGCCAGTGCCGGGATCGGTGAGCAGCGCAAGCTCAGTGAGATCACCGAGCAGCACTTCCACGACGCGTTCTGGCTGAACGCGCGCGGCACTCTGTTCACGGTGCAGAAGGCGCTGCCCCTGTTCAACGACGGGGGTTCGATCTTCATGACGGGGTCGAACGCGTCGCTCAAGGGCTACCCGGAGTGGAGTGTGTACGCCGCGAGCAAGGCCGTGCAGCAGGCCTACGCGCGTGTGTGGGCCTCGGAGCTGAAGGACCGCGACATCCGGGTCAACGTGCTCACTCCGGGCCAGGTCGCCACGCCGATCCTGGAGAAGGTCCTCACCCCCGAGACGAAGGAGCAGTTCGAATCCCTCATTCCCCGGGGGAGGATGGGCCGCCCCGAGGAGATCGCGTCCGTCGCGCTCTTCCTCGCGTCCAACGACTCCGCCTACGTCAACGCCCTCGAACTCGTCGCCGACGGCGGCAGCTCAGCAGTCTGA
- a CDS encoding Re/Si-specific NAD(P)(+) transhydrogenase subunit alpha, protein MLIGVTSETRPGETRVAATPVTVRQLTGLGHDVVVESGAGSLSGFADQAYVEAGANIGTVVEAWGADVVLRVNGPTVGETAWLRPGTYIAGLMAPAQSPELLEALAKRDITALAMDAVPRISRAQSLDVLSSMANIAGYRAVIEAAHRFGRFFTGQVTAAGKVPPAKVLVAGAGVAGLAAIGAASSLGAVVRATDPRPEVADQVASLGGTYLPVEAQTEQSTDGYAKATSEAYDAAAARLYSDQAADVDIIITTALIPGRPAPRLLTAADVAAMKPGSVIVDMAASNGGNVDGSVAGEVVTTANGVTIIGYTDLAGRLPAQASQLYGTNLVNLLKLLTPNKDGKVVLDLEDVVQRGLTVTNAGEVLWPPPPVKVSAAPAAQAAAPPTEARAEREPMSAARKTSLVVAGLVAFYFVNAYAPAPIPDHFSVLSLSVVIGYYVIGKVAHALHTPLMSMTNAISGVIVAGALIQVGLDNTVIEILAGVAILLASINIFGGFAVTRRMLSMFSKGA, encoded by the coding sequence ATGTTGATCGGAGTGACAAGTGAGACCCGGCCCGGGGAGACCCGTGTGGCTGCGACGCCGGTGACGGTGCGGCAGCTGACCGGCCTGGGCCATGACGTAGTGGTGGAATCCGGCGCGGGATCGCTGTCCGGCTTCGCCGACCAGGCGTACGTCGAGGCCGGGGCGAACATCGGGACGGTGGTGGAGGCATGGGGTGCCGACGTAGTGCTCCGGGTGAACGGCCCCACGGTCGGCGAGACCGCGTGGCTGCGCCCGGGCACGTACATCGCGGGGCTGATGGCGCCCGCGCAGAGCCCCGAACTGCTGGAGGCGCTCGCCAAGAGGGACATAACGGCGCTGGCGATGGACGCGGTGCCACGGATCTCCCGCGCCCAGTCGCTGGACGTGCTCTCCTCGATGGCGAACATCGCGGGCTACCGCGCGGTGATCGAGGCGGCACACCGGTTCGGGCGGTTCTTCACCGGCCAGGTGACCGCGGCCGGGAAGGTGCCCCCGGCGAAGGTGCTGGTGGCCGGCGCCGGCGTGGCGGGCCTGGCCGCGATCGGCGCGGCCTCGTCTCTGGGCGCGGTCGTGCGCGCGACCGACCCGCGGCCGGAAGTCGCTGACCAGGTTGCCTCGCTCGGCGGAACCTACCTTCCCGTCGAGGCCCAGACCGAGCAGTCGACCGACGGATACGCCAAGGCCACCTCGGAGGCCTACGACGCGGCAGCGGCCAGGCTCTACTCCGACCAGGCCGCCGACGTCGACATCATCATCACCACGGCGCTGATCCCGGGCCGCCCCGCGCCCCGGCTGCTCACCGCAGCCGACGTGGCGGCCATGAAGCCGGGTTCGGTCATCGTGGACATGGCGGCGTCGAACGGCGGCAATGTCGACGGCTCGGTCGCCGGCGAGGTCGTCACCACTGCCAACGGCGTCACCATCATCGGCTATACGGACCTGGCGGGCCGGCTGCCCGCCCAGGCCAGCCAGCTGTACGGCACCAACCTGGTCAACCTGCTCAAGCTCCTCACCCCCAATAAGGATGGCAAGGTCGTCCTGGACCTGGAGGACGTGGTACAGCGGGGCCTGACCGTCACCAACGCCGGCGAGGTGCTGTGGCCGCCGCCACCGGTCAAGGTGAGTGCGGCCCCCGCCGCGCAGGCCGCGGCACCCCCGACGGAGGCCAGGGCGGAACGCGAGCCCATGTCGGCGGCCAGGAAGACCAGCCTGGTTGTGGCCGGCCTGGTGGCCTTCTACTTCGTCAACGCCTACGCTCCGGCCCCGATCCCGGATCACTTCAGCGTTCTGTCGCTGTCGGTAGTGATCGGCTACTACGTGATCGGCAAGGTGGCGCACGCCCTGCACACTCCGCTGATGTCCATGACCAACGCAATCTCGGGCGTCATCGTGGCGGGCGCCCTGATCCAGGTCGGCCTGGACAACACCGTGATCGAGATTCTGGCCGGGGTGGCGATCCTGCTCGCCTCGATCAACATCTTCGGCGGCTTCGCCGTCACCCGCCGTATGTTGTCGATGTTCAGCAAGGGAGCTTGA